Genomic segment of Pogona vitticeps strain Pit_001003342236 chromosome 15, PviZW2.1, whole genome shotgun sequence:
ggggggcctTTCGGGAAGACGGCGCCctcccggggtgtgtgtgtgtgggggggggtctctcCGCTCCCCTCTCGGGCGGGAAGCAAGAGGGGGGGAGGGCGGCCTTGGCGCCGGCGAGGGGTTCTGGGAGTGCGGGGCTCTCCCCCGAGCCGGCGCTCTGCACCTGCCCAGGGGCACCGCGTCCCGCGCTCCGGGAGCGCTCCCTGGCGGCCACCTCGCGACGGGCAGCCTCTcgcttcccgcccccccccaacgATTACAGGTGAGAAGCGAAGGAAACACAAGCgcttttacttatttaaaaaggCTATCGGCCTCGCCGCTCCCGGCGCGCCCTCTAGCGGCTCCGACTGGAAGCGagatttcctttccccccccccggaactaCAGGTCCCAGGGTGCACCGCTCCCTCGGCCCTTCTTCCGCCCGCGAGGCCCAGAGccgggaagggaggaggaggagcgccgCCGGCCCGGAGCCGAGCGAGCCCAAGGCGGTCGGTCCTCGGTGGCGGGCGCGGCGCCTGACCGCTTCGCGGAGCCTCCCGTGCAAGGTGCAGTCTAGCTCGAGACTCCAACACCCCCCGGGTCGTGGCTGTGCAAAGAGCAAGGCTggcctcgggggggggaggggaggggaggaccgCCGTGGCCGGATCCGGCGGGAGAGGCGCGCCCGGCGGCAAGtgacaggcggggggggggatggccgTGCAGGGCCCAGAGGGTGCCCGCGGCGGCGGGAGGGGGCTCGGaagggccggggaggggggggggttggcggcGGGAGCCTTGCAGGGCCGGCCTGTCCCTGGGCGCCGCCTCTCTCCCAAGGGCTTTTGCAAAGGCGCCTTACCCCCCccgtctctttctctccctccctccctcttcccccccccccccattacacgGCAGGAGCCATGCGGCTCTCCCTCCTGCGCGCCATGGCCAAGGCCTGGCCCCCGCCGGGCTACCGCTACGCGGACTGGATCAAGGCCCAGCCGGGAGTCCGGCGCCGGAAGGTCTTCGTGGAGCCCATCGCGGACCAAGACTGGAAGGTCTTCAAGGGCGACACGGtgcgagccccccccccgcccccccgtctctccctccctctcccacccccacccccacccggggCTCCTTTCtgacccacccccacccacccctttccctcTGGGGAGCCCCGGGCCATCCCaggtcctcccctcctccctgtcctgcAAAGGAGGCTGGGCCGGGAGATtggtctctcttcccccccccccaaaccacccAGGATGccatccccgccccccccccgatcgCTAACACCCGCGCCTGATAGAGCGCTCGAGTGGGCGTGGGCCTGACCCCCCTCCTGGCCTCCCTGGAGGTGTCCCTCGGGTAGCGCCTGCCTTGCCACccggactcccccccccccggggtggcCTTCGCCCAGTCACTCTCCCAGGCAGACCTGCACGGCAAGGCTGTTGTTGCGAGACAaccgagaggaggaggaggaggagagccgccTTCGAGCAGGGTCGCCTTGAGCTCCCTGACGAAGAACAACGTGGTGAATGCCACCTAACTATCAAGCGGCCGAGGCCggatccttcctcctcctcctcctccaaggagGAGGGCCTCAAGGGTGGGCTCCGCTTCTCGTTCCAGGTCCAGATCCTCAAAGGGAAAGACAGCGGCAAGCTTGGGCTGGTGGCGGAAGTCGTCCGGCAGCGGAACTGGGTGGTCGTGCAAGGCCTGAACGTGGTAAGGAGGGGCGGGCAGAGGGGGGCCCCCTAGACCTCCTCTGGAGGGGACAAGCTGGGGTTGAGAACAGCCCTGGCTGAGCACcaaggggcagggggaggaggaggaggaggaggaagggccttCCTCGCCTTGCAGGGCTGGCTGACACACCTCGCCTGCCCGCTCCCAGCATTTAGTGTCTCGCCCCAGAGGTTCAGGCCTCCGGCTAACACCAATATTTACATGTTTTCACCTTCTCTCTCAcagcagccctgtgaggtaggccaggcccAGAGATGATAAGCAGCCCCTGGCCATGCAGGGAGTTTTGTGGCCCGGGACCCAAACCTGTGTTTTCCTGGGGCCTACGTAGGAAGGCGGTTCAGGCTGAGTTGAGGGGCGAAGGGCCAGCAAGGTTTGGAGCcagcagaggaagggagggacccttgagaaaagaagaacgCAGTCCTCAgccgcgtgtgtgcgtgtgtgtgtgtgtgtgcgcgcacccTCCCGGCTATGCTCCAGCGCCTCTcagcctctctcttcctcctgcagcACTACTGCTATCACGGGAGGACCTCCACCGACCCTGGGATGCTCGTGGCCAATGAAACCCCGCTGCTGGTGAGGGATGTCTCCCTGGTGGACCCCACAGACAAGTGAGAGCCCCTCCCTTCCTCCTAttcatcatcttccttccttcctcgggGGAGTCCCTGTCGGCTGCCGAAGGCGCAGCCTTTCGGAAGGCGTTCATATGGCCGGGAATCGGCTCCTTGGACGCAAACCGAGTGCTTCTTCCTCGTGGAAGGACCTTGTCCTTGCGACTCCCTGGGAGAACCACCGCCACCGGGTCACCCCACCACCTGcggcttttcttcccttccctctttgggTGTCGAATTACAGGCACCCCCTCTAACTGGGACGAGCGTTTCTGCCTTGATGTTTCGCCCAAcgggcaagcccccccccccgaggtgcTTTGGGGCGCCCGGGTCCGATCCCTCTGCCCACCTTTGCCTGCTTTCTGTCGCTCTCCCCCCCCAGGCAGCCCACCGAAGTAGAATGGCGTTACACCGAAGAGGGTACGCGAGTGCGTGTCTCGCTCAGGACTGGCAGGATCATCCCCAAGCCCATTGAAGAGAGGGAGGACGGCATCATTCCGGAGCAATGGATAGGTGAGGagcggtgggggaggggggagaaagaaggagggaggcccGTCTTCATCCCCCAAGCGCCTTCCTCCTGCCAAGCTTCCCTTGCTCTGTTGTCCAACTCAGCCTTGTgggcttccttcttccctccggccggccggccctCCCTCCTCGTTtccacccccctccccttccagaCGGCCCCAAGGACACACCTGCGAAGGAGGCTTTGGAGAAGACCTACGTCCCTTCCCTGAAGACTTTCCAGGAGGAAATCATGGAACTGAAAGGCATTGTGGAAACCCGTCGCTTCAAGAAGTCTTACTGGTATTGATTCGCCCCTTCGGCTTGGGCGGCGAGCGGCGGcttccattccggcctgaaggtCGGCCCCTTCGCTCCTTCCGCCTGGCGTGGCTGCCGCCTACATAAAGGgccttctctccctcttcagCGGGCCTCCGTGTGTCTCTCCTTCCTTGCAAAGCCAACAAAGCGGGTGCACCGGGCGGGGAAGGGGCAAGGACGTCTGTGCCACGCCAGCCTCCCTTCGGTTCTTCTTTCCCCCTCTGGCGTGCCGGGACGGACCCTCCGCTCAGGTTTCGCTGCCGAGACCTGGGCCTGGGAAGGCAGCGCCCGAGGGCCCCTTGGCAGCCACCAGCACAAAATTCCGGGGGGAAAACTGGGGGTCAAACAGGGGGAGGAGCTCGCACTGGAAACCTGcaggtgggtggggagaggagacAATGAGAGGAAGAGCCCCAGCTTTGCCCGGAAGGCCTGTGGCTCAGCAGCTCCAGAGAGGACCAGGGAAGATTCCTGCCCCAAACAGACCCGGAGGCCGACGCTGCCCATccgtgtcctcctcctcctcggagtgGAGCTccctggaggcaggcaggcagggagggccTTGCGGtagggcatctctctctctctctctctctctcaaccttccTTGGTTTGTAGGAAGGGGCACGGAGCACCCGGCTGCACCCTGGGCGCCTTCAGCCTGGGACGCTCGCCTGGCCTGGCCTAGCCCAGCGGGCAGACCGAGGGCCTGGCTCCAGTAACCTGAGGCCCACCGGGCATGCTGAGGCAGACCAGCCGGCGCCACGGCTGTGGAGGTCCTTCCACCCTCAGGCACCGCCAGCCGTCTGCTTGGAAGGCAGACCTCCTGCCCCATGGAAAGAAGGGGCAACCCAGAGGCAACCCTCCTGCTACCTCAAAGGCTGCGCGCAGGCTCAAGAGGTTGCGTGGCCCCCGGGCATCTTGCGCTTGGCAGGACTCCCCACCCAGGGGGCTGGAGGGCGGGGCTTGGCTTTACCCTGCTGTGAGAGACCCACATTTCAGGTGGGCCCCAAAGATCGACCCTTTTCCTGGGACTGCGAGTCCCAGTGCCTTTTCGGTATGGCCCAAACGGCTCTGGTTTCCCAGTTCTCCCCTTTggatctgatccagcatggcaGGAGCGGGGAGTGGGCAAAAGGGAGAGCCTGTGGCATGGCCAGCCTCTGCCCAAAGGGGCACATTCTctgcctgccaccaccacccccggcccCAGCTCCCTTCACCAACGTTGCAGGCAGGGACCCCCCAGGTGATTTGTTCCCCCAGGTGCCTGGCCAGCCTTGGtgcccctccgcccccccccttgGCGCCTCCTCGCCAACTCACCTTGCTCTTGGAGGTAAATCATCCGGTCCACGAGGAGGAGAGTCTCCACCAAGGGGGCCAGCAAGAGGGCCAGGCTGGAGAAAGCCACCACCTTTTGCTGCTGGGCCAGGAGACCCGCCACAGCCTTTGGCTCCAGGGGGAGGCGGGGGCCCAGTCCGACGCGCTGCAGCCCAAGGCGAGCATACCTGGCacagggggagaggaagggggagcGGTCCGTGGGCACGTAGCCAGCGTTGCTGCAACACTTGTGCCCAGAAGGCAGGGGAGAACACTGCCCGCCCCTGCCCACCTCGGGGGGGGGTCCAGATTGCACCCAGTGGagccagcaggaggaggaggaagagttcAGTTCCTCCAGCCAGAGGCATCTGCGACGGGTCCTCCACATGTTGGGGTCCCTGCTGCGAACAGTGCATGGGCTCCCCTGGGGGTccaccccttcccttctcctccccaccccactccaccccacctgGAGCTTCTTCCCTCCTTGCAAAGAGAGGAGAGGCTCCCTCGGGACTCACGTACTGCTCAAAGGTGAGCTGGTGGGCCTTCTTGATGGTCTGCACCCCCAGGCGCTTCTTGGCTGGGTCCATGGCCCGGATCATCACCTCCAGTGTGGCCCGGAAGCAGTGAGTCCTCAGGGCGGGGCTGTCCTCCTGGAGCTTCCGGGCGAAGTCCTCCAGGGCGTGGCAGGCCCCTTCCCGGGCCTTGTAGGAGAGCCGGTGGCCGGGCAGAGCCGAGACCCAGCGGCTCAGGGGGTAGCCGTGCTCTGAGGGGCTGGGGCCAGACAAGGGGGAGTCCCCACGGGTGGTCAGCTTCATGTAGCAGCAGGCCACGGAGGTGATTCCCACCACGTCTGGGCAGTGGACAAAGTGTCGAAGGAGGGCCACGCTCAAGTCGCCACAGGCGTGCAGGCCCGTGAGGAGCAGCGGCAGACTTCCAGGGCGGGGAGGCTCCGAGGGGAGCCCTTCAGAGCTGGTTGGGGAGCACCCGCCGCTGCCAGCCACCTGCCTCGGTTCCTCCAGGGAGGCTGAGGCATCCTTTCGCCGGCTTCCTTCGTCCCTCTCCGCGGCATGCCTTCCCTGCTCGGCGGTCGTAAGGGAGTGACAATTCTTTGCTTTGTTGCTCCCTGGGAAGCCCAGGCCTGCGGAGAGGTCCCTATCCACCGCTGGGggaccttttccttctttcccaagCTGCAGCAAGCGTAAGAACTCCGGCCATGGCGCTCGAGGGTCCACCCAGCCCACCACATGATCCGGCCCTTCCACAGACGGGGCACCTGCAACCTACAAGAGGGGGGTGGTGGAGAAACAGCTTcgtttactgggggggggggtcctttgtTTGCCAGAAAGGCCGATGCCTGGCTTGGCACCgacctctcccacccccacccccccagccgCTGTCGCTGCCCTTGTTTCACCTCCTCACCAGAGTCCCCCGGGCTtgttctttcttcactgcctGGATCAGCTCCTGGTCAAACTTGGTAGCCCGGGCAACCAGCTGGGCATCTCCCTCGACCCCCGTGACCCGCAAATGAAGCCCCAAAGCCAAGTAGCGAGAGAGGTGGCCCTGCCAAGGGAAGGCAGAGACCGGAGCAGGTCAGTGGGATCCAAGGGGTCCCAGCGGCATTCCTGGGGCTCTCCA
This window contains:
- the MRPL24 gene encoding large ribosomal subunit protein uL24m yields the protein MRLSLLRAMAKAWPPPGYRYADWIKAQPGVRRRKVFVEPIADQDWKVFKGDTVQILKGKDSGKLGLVAEVVRQRNWVVVQGLNVHYCYHGRTSTDPGMLVANETPLLVRDVSLVDPTDKQPTEVEWRYTEEGTRVRVSLRTGRIIPKPIEEREDGIIPEQWIDGPKDTPAKEALEKTYVPSLKTFQEEIMELKGIVETRRFKKSYWY
- the METTL25B gene encoding methyltransferase-like protein 25B isoform X2, with the translated sequence MFARRGFSLEDQKRLVGDITRLLSLYGHLADAYIIEFFTDHLWGRLPASWQAALDDLPSPQLAALLLDSRHPEEDICYGTVWPLSLLAFKAAAHALAFPRRSGGRTGLSRGGRPEEFQENPCQSSSLDPLFRKHVKPKKQHEIQRLGQGHLSRYLALGLHLRVTGVEGDAQLVARATKFDQELIQAVKKEQARGTLVAGAPSVEGPDHVVGWVDPRAPWPEFLRLLQLGKEGKGPPAVDRDLSAGLGFPGSNKAKNCHSLTTAEQGRHAAERDEGSRRKDASASLEEPRQVAGSGGCSPTSSEGLPSEPPRPGSLPLLLTGLHACGDLSVALLRHFVHCPDVVGITSVACCYMKLTTRGDSPLSGPSPSEHGYPLSRWVSALPGHRLSYKAREGACHALEDFARKLQEDSPALRTHCFRATLEVMIRAMDPAKKRLGVQTIKKAHQLTFEQYARLGLQRVGLGPRLPLEPKAVAGLLAQQQKVVAFSSLALLLAPLVETLLLVDRMIYLQEQGFQCELLPLFDPQFSPRNFVLVAAKGPSGAAFPGPGLGSET
- the METTL25B gene encoding methyltransferase-like protein 25B isoform X1; this encodes MFARRGFSLEDQKRLVGDITRLLSLYGHLADAYIIEFFTDHLWGRLPASWQAALDDLPSPQLAALLLDSRHPEEDICYGTVWPLSLLAFKAAAHALAFPRRSGGRTGLSRGGRPEEFQENPCQSSSLDPLFRKHVKPKKQHEIQRLGQVVKRLSEITGSCHVIDVGSGQGHLSRYLALGLHLRVTGVEGDAQLVARATKFDQELIQAVKKEQARGTLVAGAPSVEGPDHVVGWVDPRAPWPEFLRLLQLGKEGKGPPAVDRDLSAGLGFPGSNKAKNCHSLTTAEQGRHAAERDEGSRRKDASASLEEPRQVAGSGGCSPTSSEGLPSEPPRPGSLPLLLTGLHACGDLSVALLRHFVHCPDVVGITSVACCYMKLTTRGDSPLSGPSPSEHGYPLSRWVSALPGHRLSYKAREGACHALEDFARKLQEDSPALRTHCFRATLEVMIRAMDPAKKRLGVQTIKKAHQLTFEQYARLGLQRVGLGPRLPLEPKAVAGLLAQQQKVVAFSSLALLLAPLVETLLLVDRMIYLQEQGFQCELLPLFDPQFSPRNFVLVAAKGPSGAAFPGPGLGSET